In Aggregatibacter sp. 2125159857, one DNA window encodes the following:
- a CDS encoding phage tail protein, whose amino-acid sequence MFQNFALAALGMFIFARQTVPFQTLDRQSSWRHPTNSVVGAMPKAQFTGKESETVTINGKLIPEITGGRFSIKALELMADSGGAFPLIDGGTFEIIGFFVIESLQETRSELFGDGAPRAIDFTLNLKRTDDPMLIEIADSIAGMF is encoded by the coding sequence ATGTTCCAAAACTTCGCCCTTGCCGCCTTGGGCATGTTTATCTTTGCCCGCCAAACCGTTCCGTTTCAAACCTTAGATCGCCAATCCTCATGGCGACACCCAACCAACTCCGTGGTGGGGGCTATGCCGAAAGCGCAGTTCACCGGCAAAGAAAGCGAAACCGTGACAATTAACGGCAAACTGATCCCTGAAATCACCGGGGGAAGATTTTCCATTAAAGCCCTCGAACTTATGGCGGACAGTGGCGGTGCATTTCCGCTGATTGACGGTGGCACTTTTGAAATCATCGGCTTCTTCGTCATCGAATCGTTGCAAGAAACTCGCTCGGAATTATTCGGCGATGGTGCGCCACGCGCCATTGATTTCACACTTAATCTCAAACGCACCGATGACCCTATGCTAATTGAAATTGCCGACTCGATAGCGGGGATGTTCTAA
- a CDS encoding GpE family phage tail protein, whose translation MISATVEDAMADIAMIFHWQPQAFENMTITELMQWREKARERSETETD comes from the coding sequence CTGATTTCGGCAACCGTGGAAGATGCCATGGCAGACATTGCCATGATTTTCCACTGGCAACCGCAAGCCTTTGAAAATATGACCATAACCGAACTCATGCAATGGCGTGAAAAAGCGAGAGAACGTAGTGAAACAGAAACTGATTGA
- a CDS encoding phage tail assembly protein has protein sequence MKNETSTIITLSQPIKRGDKEITEITVNKPTVPALKGLKLMDVFSTDVDALRILLPRVTQPVLHRADFDTMEVADFVELAGAAVGFLGKNSETTEAEVTE, from the coding sequence ATGAAAAATGAAACCTCAACTATCATCACATTAAGCCAACCCATTAAACGCGGCGACAAAGAAATCACCGAAATCACCGTCAATAAACCCACCGTGCCGGCATTAAAAGGGCTAAAACTCATGGACGTGTTTAGCACCGATGTGGATGCACTGCGTATTTTATTGCCACGAGTCACCCAACCGGTCTTACACCGTGCCGATTTTGACACCATGGAAGTGGCGGATTTCGTGGAACTGGCAGGGGCTGCCGTCGGTTTTTTAGGGAAGAACTCGGAAACGACCGAAGCGGAAGTGACCGAGTAA
- a CDS encoding phage major tail tube protein — protein MALPRKLKLMNFLGNGNSYRGQINEITQPKLAMKLEEYRAGGMFGPVKVNLGLEGLEVQFKMGGYMTELVKEFGGSIDGTALRFAGSYQQDDTEEVTSIELEMRGRFGEIDNGTNKSGDDTEQSYTVPLTYYKIIENGKDIIEIDLLNSIFVVNGVDRLAEHRSAIGI, from the coding sequence ATGGCTTTACCAAGAAAATTAAAACTCATGAACTTCCTCGGCAACGGCAATTCCTACCGTGGACAAATCAATGAAATCACTCAGCCTAAACTTGCCATGAAACTGGAAGAATACCGTGCAGGCGGTATGTTTGGCCCGGTAAAAGTAAATTTAGGCTTAGAAGGGTTAGAAGTGCAGTTCAAAATGGGCGGCTACATGACCGAATTGGTCAAAGAATTTGGCGGTTCCATTGACGGCACGGCATTACGTTTCGCCGGTTCATATCAACAGGACGACACCGAAGAAGTCACTTCCATCGAATTGGAAATGCGTGGTCGTTTTGGCGAAATCGACAATGGCACCAACAAATCAGGTGACGACACTGAACAAAGCTACACCGTGCCGTTGACCTATTACAAAATCATCGAAAACGGCAAAGACATCATCGAAATTGACTTGCTCAACTCCATCTTTGTTGTCAACGGCGTTGACCGCTTAGCGGAACACCGTAGCGCCATCGGCATTTAA
- a CDS encoding phage tail sheath subtilisin-like domain-containing protein, with amino-acid sequence MSEEFLHGVKVTEISQALRTLTTSSTAVIGLVATAPDADNAVFPLNKPTLLTGITSAVIAKAGKKGTLSRALDGIADIVNCKVVVIRVEESEDESQMKANVIGSVDSEGNYTGLKAFLVSASVCGVKPRIFCVPKYDSQDVTTELVSVAQKLNGFVYASCYGCNTKEQAVTYGRNFSQRELMLILGDFQSFNPITKQTEVDYAVVRAAAMRAYQDKEYGWHTSISNKGLNGVTGVTKPLSFDINDSATDVNYLNENGITCCVNHNGFKFWGLRTRSADKLYLYENYTRTAQVLKDTIAQSFDWAVDKDISVLLVKEIVAAINAKWREFTAKGYLIGGKAFVNSELNTAATLKDAKLLISYDYCPVPPLEQLGFNQYISDEYLVDFAREIAKVGA; translated from the coding sequence ATGTCTGAAGAATTCTTGCATGGTGTCAAGGTAACGGAGATTTCCCAAGCCTTACGCACGCTAACCACCTCATCCACGGCTGTCATCGGCTTGGTTGCTACTGCACCTGATGCCGACAATGCTGTGTTCCCGTTAAATAAACCTACCTTACTCACCGGCATCACCTCTGCTGTCATTGCCAAAGCAGGTAAAAAAGGCACGTTATCTCGTGCATTAGATGGCATTGCGGACATTGTGAATTGTAAAGTCGTTGTTATTCGCGTGGAAGAAAGCGAAGACGAAAGCCAAATGAAAGCCAATGTTATCGGCTCCGTGGATAGCGAAGGCAACTACACCGGCTTGAAAGCCTTTTTGGTGTCTGCGTCTGTGTGCGGTGTTAAACCACGCATTTTCTGTGTGCCGAAGTATGATTCACAAGATGTCACCACAGAATTGGTGAGTGTGGCACAAAAACTCAACGGCTTTGTGTATGCCTCTTGCTATGGTTGCAATACCAAAGAACAAGCCGTCACCTATGGTCGCAACTTTTCCCAACGGGAACTCATGCTGATCTTAGGTGATTTCCAATCTTTCAACCCAATCACTAAACAAACCGAAGTGGATTATGCTGTGGTACGCGCCGCTGCAATGCGTGCTTACCAAGACAAAGAATATGGTTGGCATACCTCCATTTCAAACAAAGGGCTAAACGGTGTCACCGGTGTAACGAAGCCACTTTCTTTTGACATTAACGATTCCGCAACGGATGTGAATTATCTCAATGAAAATGGCATCACCTGTTGCGTCAATCACAACGGCTTTAAGTTCTGGGGACTTCGCACCCGTTCCGCTGACAAACTGTACCTCTACGAAAACTACACCCGCACGGCGCAAGTTCTCAAAGATACGATTGCACAATCCTTTGACTGGGCGGTCGATAAAGACATTTCCGTGTTGTTGGTGAAAGAAATCGTGGCGGCAATTAATGCTAAATGGCGCGAATTCACCGCAAAAGGTTATTTAATTGGCGGCAAAGCCTTTGTTAATTCGGAACTGAACACGGCAGCGACATTAAAAGATGCCAAACTGCTCATCTCTTATGATTACTGCCCGGTTCCGCCGCTTGAACAACTTGGATTCAACCAATACATCAGCGATGAATACTTGGTTGACTTCGCCCGCGAAATCGCAAAAGTAGGAGCATAA